The Corynebacterium comes genome window below encodes:
- a CDS encoding ZIP family metal transporter — MPDWLAAGGAGLSAGAALLLGSAIAWFISVPTRVVAVVMAFGAGVLISALSFELVQEAVEQGGLVATASGFLGGALVYVGLNILLARRGARHRKRSGNQQPSAGESGGAAIALGALIDGIPESMVLGLSFLTGGGLSIPMLAAVFISNVPEGLSSTAGMKNAGRGPAYIFGIWGGISVLSGVAASAGYLLLDNAAPTSLAFVNALAAGAILAMITDTMVPEAFEEASLYSGLIASLGFLAAFSLHSLG; from the coding sequence ATGCCAGACTGGCTGGCTGCAGGCGGAGCGGGCCTTAGCGCGGGGGCTGCGCTGCTGCTGGGCAGCGCGATCGCCTGGTTCATCTCCGTACCGACCCGTGTGGTCGCGGTGGTCATGGCCTTCGGCGCCGGGGTCCTGATCTCTGCCCTGTCTTTCGAGCTTGTGCAGGAAGCGGTGGAGCAGGGCGGACTGGTGGCCACCGCCTCCGGGTTTCTGGGCGGAGCGCTGGTCTATGTCGGCCTGAATATCCTTCTCGCCCGTCGCGGGGCCCGCCACCGCAAACGATCCGGAAACCAGCAGCCCTCAGCCGGGGAGAGCGGCGGAGCTGCGATCGCCCTGGGCGCCCTGATTGACGGCATCCCGGAATCCATGGTGCTGGGGCTGAGCTTTCTCACGGGCGGGGGCCTGAGCATCCCGATGCTCGCTGCGGTGTTCATCTCCAATGTCCCCGAAGGGCTCTCCAGCACCGCCGGTATGAAAAACGCCGGTCGCGGACCCGCCTACATCTTCGGCATCTGGGGTGGGATCTCCGTCCTCTCAGGTGTTGCTGCTTCAGCCGGCTACCTCCTGCTTGACAATGCTGCCCCGACCTCCCTTGCGTTCGTCAATGCCCTGGCTGCCGGAGCGATCCTGGCGATGATCACCGACACCATGGTCCCCGAGGCCTTCGAAGAGGCTTCCCTCTACTCGGGATTGATCGCCTCTCTGGGGTTCCTGGCTGCGTTCAGCCTCCATTCCCTCGGCTGA
- a CDS encoding ABC transporter permease, with protein MNDRVKAGLLGLAMFALFILGWQGAVSAGLLADLAPTPGGVWTRGVEILSDPFYREGPGSVGIFWHLLTSLRRVLIGFLIAALIAIPLGFLLGRLQILRWAVDPLIQILRPVSPLAWLPIGLALLLDAERTAVFVIVLSALWPILINTIDAVLHIHPTYLKLTSTLGTPLWLAVTRVWLPATLPGIITGLRLSLSTSWLVIIAAEMLVGGQGIGFFVWNMWNRLDIDAIVVAIVLIGLTGLILDHLIGALQKTVRYD; from the coding sequence ATGAATGACCGCGTGAAGGCCGGCCTCCTCGGCCTGGCGATGTTCGCCCTCTTCATCCTCGGCTGGCAGGGCGCGGTCTCCGCAGGCCTGCTCGCCGACCTCGCCCCCACCCCTGGTGGTGTGTGGACGCGCGGCGTGGAGATCCTCTCCGACCCCTTCTACCGGGAAGGCCCGGGCAGCGTCGGAATCTTCTGGCACCTGCTCACCAGCCTGCGGCGCGTCCTCATCGGCTTCCTCATCGCCGCGCTGATCGCCATCCCCCTGGGCTTCCTGCTCGGCCGCCTGCAGATCCTGCGCTGGGCCGTGGATCCGCTCATCCAGATCCTGCGCCCGGTCTCCCCCCTGGCCTGGCTGCCCATCGGCCTCGCCCTGCTTCTCGACGCCGAGCGCACCGCCGTCTTCGTCATCGTCCTGTCCGCGTTGTGGCCGATCCTCATCAACACCATCGACGCCGTCCTCCACATCCACCCGACCTACCTCAAACTCACCTCCACCCTGGGCACCCCGCTGTGGCTGGCCGTCACCCGGGTGTGGCTGCCGGCCACCCTGCCCGGCATCATCACGGGCCTGCGGCTCTCGCTGTCCACCTCCTGGCTGGTCATCATCGCGGCGGAGATGCTGGTGGGAGGTCAGGGCATCGGCTTCTTCGTGTGGAACATGTGGAACCGTCTGGACATCGACGCCATCGTCGTCGCCATCGTCCTCATCGGTCTGACCGGCCTCATCCTCGACCACCTCATCGGAGCACTACAGAAGACGGTCCGTTATGACTAA
- a CDS encoding AI-2E family transporter: MTTPNNPRHMQPPPPSGPVPGQPAPAGVVALWSDTVGRAATRCGQVLLIAAVSAGVVWLLLRVYLVMIAAFVALVFASAVYPLVRWLVGKGWSRLSATGVVFVGIFTLLSGVVTEIVFAVRTEWDSLSTSAVEGWHRLQQFIMSGPLPVDTGAVDNALQRATGLIASGTFLGSAVTGITIATEAVTGLILMIVILFFFLKDGPKIWNFTLRWFHGDTRAKLAESGDRTIQILGGYVRGTVIINVIEAVVIGVPLALLGVPLALPLAVIVFVLGFLPIIGATFATTLAALVALVTNGLVTALIIVALAIAINQLESHLLQPVIMGRTLSLHAIVVLLALAVGTLVGGFFGAVLAVPLAAVAWAVIQVWTDTYQAGEDPVLGEDPVNPESRVGSKSTMAQRWKYQQMRYQELFDLSPVQGKRRQSRGKNPSDNLTDPSRPTRPGGRR; encoded by the coding sequence ATGACCACCCCGAACAATCCCCGCCACATGCAGCCTCCGCCCCCGTCAGGGCCTGTTCCCGGGCAACCCGCTCCCGCCGGGGTGGTCGCCCTCTGGTCCGACACCGTGGGAAGGGCCGCCACCCGCTGCGGCCAGGTCCTGCTCATCGCGGCCGTCTCCGCCGGCGTGGTGTGGCTCCTGCTGCGGGTCTACCTCGTGATGATCGCGGCATTCGTGGCGCTGGTCTTCGCCTCCGCCGTCTACCCGCTGGTCAGATGGCTGGTGGGCAAGGGCTGGTCCCGGTTGTCGGCCACCGGAGTCGTGTTCGTGGGCATCTTCACCCTGTTGAGTGGAGTGGTCACGGAAATCGTCTTCGCGGTCCGCACTGAGTGGGACTCGTTGTCCACCTCCGCGGTGGAGGGGTGGCACCGGCTCCAGCAGTTCATCATGTCCGGGCCACTACCCGTTGACACCGGCGCCGTCGACAATGCCCTGCAGCGGGCCACCGGGCTGATCGCCAGCGGCACATTCCTCGGAAGTGCCGTGACCGGGATCACCATCGCCACGGAAGCGGTCACCGGGCTGATCCTCATGATCGTCATCCTGTTCTTCTTCCTCAAGGACGGGCCGAAGATATGGAACTTCACCCTGCGGTGGTTCCACGGGGACACCCGGGCGAAGCTCGCCGAGTCCGGGGACCGCACCATCCAGATCCTCGGCGGCTACGTGCGTGGCACGGTGATCATCAACGTCATTGAGGCTGTGGTGATCGGAGTGCCGTTGGCACTGCTCGGAGTCCCTCTGGCGTTGCCCCTGGCAGTCATCGTGTTCGTCCTGGGTTTCCTGCCCATCATCGGCGCCACCTTCGCCACCACTCTGGCCGCACTGGTGGCGTTGGTGACCAATGGCCTGGTCACCGCACTGATTATCGTTGCCCTGGCCATCGCCATCAATCAACTGGAGAGTCATCTCCTTCAACCCGTCATCATGGGGCGGACCCTGAGCCTGCACGCGATCGTTGTGCTGCTGGCACTGGCTGTGGGCACCCTGGTCGGCGGATTCTTCGGGGCCGTCCTCGCCGTCCCCCTGGCCGCCGTGGCCTGGGCGGTGATCCAGGTGTGGACCGACACCTACCAGGCTGGCGAGGACCCCGTTCTCGGGGAGGACCCGGTCAACCCTGAAAGCCGGGTGGGGTCGAAGTCGACCATGGCGCAACGCTGGAAGTACCAGCAGATGCGCTACCAGGAATTGTTTGACCTGAGCCCCGTGCAGGGAAAGCGGCGACAATCGCGGGGGAAGAACCCGTCCGACAACCTCACCGACCCTTCACGGCCCACGAGACCTGGAGGCAGACGCTGA
- a CDS encoding GmrSD restriction endonuclease domain-containing protein, translating into MGFTTPSYDLPDLFARIDRGDLQLPDFQRSYSWDVDRIRALVVTVLRGYPVGSLLSLDTRNAPLRFRPRPIAGAPAPTSSPGLLLLDGQQRLTTLYHCLRGDGAVDTVDFRSKRIRRTFYVDVSRAVESEVMPDEAVFSVDEEGSVRSHFGPEIPGGITDREAAIAHGCIPVSALLWEAGTDLLFDVAAHDPGAREDVKRFYDRTVKPLAAYDIPMIRLARETAQTGIGSIFAQANSAGLQMDVFELLTAVFGTEDPDFSMVQDWEQTERELRRYPALDGVERTDFLTAVSLLVTSRKGQAKGQREDILNLTLADYLQARAELRITFRETAEFLSQRCMLTIEQVPYTAQLIPLAVIFARLAETPRALASARAWDRLNQWFWCGILGELYGSAAVTNRAARDVDQVTSWICDASAETPRTIGDATFSESRLFSVRENSGVYQGIYALLMGRGARDWRTSQPFDRWTFPDLQPGFHRVFPAEWCRDNHIEPVVADSVLNRTPMGKRTEVVIEGYSPTQYLSRVQTKSLLDDADFDTVLATHELDPELLHRSDFHAFLRDRRVRFLGMVEHAMGKPVVRDVDDLDYSGGDEGPNAFRE; encoded by the coding sequence ATGGGTTTCACCACGCCGAGCTACGACCTGCCAGATCTTTTCGCCCGCATCGACCGCGGGGATCTCCAGCTCCCTGATTTTCAGCGGTCCTACTCCTGGGACGTCGACCGCATCAGGGCGCTCGTCGTGACGGTCCTGCGTGGTTATCCCGTCGGCTCGCTGCTGTCGCTGGACACCCGGAACGCCCCCCTGCGTTTCCGTCCCCGGCCGATCGCCGGCGCGCCCGCCCCGACGTCATCGCCGGGGCTGCTGCTTCTCGACGGCCAGCAGCGCCTGACCACCCTCTACCACTGCCTGCGCGGGGACGGCGCGGTGGACACCGTCGATTTCCGTTCCAAGCGGATCCGCCGCACCTTCTACGTCGACGTCTCCCGCGCGGTGGAATCCGAGGTGATGCCCGATGAGGCGGTGTTCTCCGTCGACGAGGAAGGCAGCGTGAGGTCCCACTTCGGGCCGGAGATCCCCGGCGGCATCACGGACCGGGAGGCGGCGATCGCCCACGGGTGCATCCCCGTGTCGGCCCTGCTCTGGGAGGCCGGCACGGACCTCCTCTTCGACGTCGCCGCCCACGATCCCGGCGCCCGGGAGGACGTGAAGCGTTTCTACGACCGCACCGTCAAACCCCTGGCCGCCTACGACATCCCGATGATCCGGCTGGCGCGGGAAACCGCCCAGACCGGTATCGGCTCCATCTTCGCCCAGGCGAACTCCGCCGGCCTGCAGATGGACGTGTTTGAACTGCTCACCGCTGTCTTCGGCACCGAGGACCCGGACTTCTCCATGGTGCAGGACTGGGAGCAGACGGAACGGGAGCTGCGCCGGTACCCGGCCCTCGACGGGGTCGAGCGGACCGACTTCCTCACCGCCGTCTCCCTGCTGGTCACCTCCCGCAAGGGGCAGGCGAAGGGACAGCGTGAGGACATCCTCAACCTCACGTTGGCGGACTATCTGCAGGCGCGGGCCGAGCTGCGGATCACCTTCCGCGAGACCGCGGAGTTCCTCTCCCAGCGCTGCATGCTCACCATCGAGCAGGTGCCGTACACCGCGCAGCTGATACCGCTGGCCGTCATCTTCGCCCGGTTGGCGGAAACCCCGAGGGCACTGGCGTCCGCCCGGGCGTGGGACAGGCTCAACCAGTGGTTCTGGTGCGGCATCCTCGGCGAGCTCTACGGCTCAGCCGCCGTGACCAACCGTGCTGCCCGGGACGTCGACCAGGTCACCTCCTGGATCTGCGACGCTTCCGCGGAAACGCCCAGGACGATCGGCGACGCCACCTTCTCCGAGTCCAGGTTGTTCTCGGTGCGGGAGAATTCCGGGGTGTACCAGGGGATCTATGCCCTGCTGATGGGGCGCGGCGCCCGCGACTGGCGTACCTCACAGCCCTTCGACCGCTGGACCTTCCCCGACCTTCAGCCTGGTTTCCACCGGGTGTTCCCCGCAGAATGGTGCCGGGACAACCACATTGAGCCGGTCGTGGCGGACAGCGTGCTCAACCGCACTCCCATGGGCAAACGCACCGAGGTGGTCATCGAGGGCTACTCGCCCACGCAGTACCTCTCGCGGGTGCAGACGAAATCGCTTCTCGACGACGCCGACTTCGACACCGTCCTGGCCACCCATGAACTCGACCCGGAACTGCTGCACCGCTCCGACTTCCACGCCTTCCTCCGCGACCGCCGGGTCCGGTTCCTCGGGATGGTGGAACACGCGATGGGCAAGCCGGTCGTCAGGGACGTCGACGACCTCGATTACAGCGGGGGTGACGAAGGTCCCAACGCGTTCCGCGAGTGA
- a CDS encoding DUF2231 domain-containing protein translates to MLEILGLPTHILLLHAAVVIVPMAAVSGIVYALRPPWRRLLEWPVMVLAVLAAGLTVFTASAGEALERALPPGPLIQAHAEQGERLEIAVAMYTIAVVLSVAVTGPWVGSKVRLLTTLRDTRWLVLAMQVLTVLTGLVAIYQVVVTGHTGAQAVWTDWRTG, encoded by the coding sequence ATGCTGGAGATTCTTGGTCTTCCCACTCACATCCTCCTGCTCCATGCGGCGGTCGTCATCGTTCCGATGGCTGCCGTCAGCGGTATTGTCTACGCCCTGCGCCCGCCGTGGAGACGCCTCCTGGAGTGGCCGGTCATGGTCCTGGCGGTACTCGCGGCGGGACTGACGGTGTTCACCGCCAGCGCAGGAGAAGCCCTGGAACGCGCCCTGCCGCCCGGCCCACTGATCCAGGCTCACGCTGAGCAGGGGGAGCGACTCGAGATCGCCGTCGCCATGTACACCATCGCGGTGGTGCTGTCGGTCGCCGTCACTGGCCCATGGGTGGGCTCAAAAGTGCGGTTGCTGACCACATTGCGGGACACCCGCTGGCTGGTCCTGGCGATGCAGGTGCTCACTGTGCTGACCGGGCTGGTTGCGATCTACCAGGTGGTGGTCACCGGCCATACGGGTGCGCAGGCGGTGTGGACGGATTGGCGTACCGGTTAG
- a CDS encoding ABC transporter ATP-binding protein, with protein MTNTITLEKITRSYGPTRIIAPTSIDVSPGQFVSLLGPSGCGKSTILSMIAGLDHPSTGEITVDGRSAVVFQDHALLPWLTARGNIEFGLRSVRPELSASERRQIADRHLDMVGLAHAADRRPARLSGGMQQRVGIARAFAVEPEILLLDEPFGALDALTRRELQLQLLGLWEADRRTVVMVTHDVDEAILLSDRILVMSPSPDATVIADIAVDLPRPRHDVEPPAELRRELLGLLHP; from the coding sequence ATGACTAACACGATCACCCTCGAGAAAATCACCCGATCCTACGGCCCGACCCGCATCATCGCGCCCACCTCCATCGACGTCTCCCCCGGCCAGTTCGTCTCCCTCCTCGGCCCCTCCGGGTGCGGAAAATCCACGATCCTGTCCATGATCGCCGGGCTCGATCATCCCTCCACCGGGGAGATCACCGTCGACGGCCGCAGCGCCGTCGTCTTCCAGGACCACGCCCTCCTGCCCTGGCTCACCGCCCGCGGCAACATCGAGTTCGGCCTGCGCTCCGTCCGCCCGGAACTCTCCGCGTCTGAACGTCGCCAGATCGCCGACCGCCACCTCGACATGGTCGGCCTCGCCCACGCCGCCGACCGCCGCCCCGCCCGCCTGTCCGGCGGCATGCAGCAGCGTGTCGGCATCGCCCGCGCCTTCGCCGTCGAACCCGAGATCCTGCTTCTCGACGAACCCTTCGGCGCCCTCGACGCCCTCACCCGTCGGGAGCTTCAGCTGCAGCTGCTGGGGCTCTGGGAGGCGGACCGCCGTACCGTCGTCATGGTCACCCACGACGTGGATGAGGCGATCCTGCTCTCCGACCGCATCCTCGTGATGTCCCCCTCCCCCGACGCCACCGTCATCGCCGACATCGCCGTGGACCTCCCCCGCCCCCGCCACGACGTCGAGCCGCCCGCCGAGCTTCGCCGTGAGCTCCTGGGCCTGCTGCACCCCTGA
- the ilvC gene encoding ketol-acid reductoisomerase, whose translation MAIELLYDADADLSLIQGRKVAIIGYGSQGHAHAQNLRDSGVEVIIGLREGSKSAEKAKEAGFEVKTNADAAAWADVIMLLAPDTSQASIFTNDIEPNLNDGDALLFGHGLNIHFDLIKPADNVVVGMVAPKGPGHLVRRQFVDGKGVPCLIAIDQDPKGDGQALALSYAAAIGGARAGVIPTTFEAETVTDLFGEQAVLCGGTEELVKTGFEVLTEAGYEPEMAYFEVLHELKLIVDLMFEGGIANMNYSVSDTAEFGGYLSGPRVIDADTKLRMKDILTDIQDGTFTKRLIANVENGNTELEGLRKQYAEHPIEETGAKLRDLMSWVKNPLTATA comes from the coding sequence ATGGCTATTGAACTGCTTTACGATGCCGACGCTGACCTCTCCCTGATCCAGGGTCGCAAGGTCGCCATCATCGGCTACGGCTCCCAGGGCCACGCCCACGCGCAGAACCTGCGTGACTCCGGCGTCGAGGTCATCATCGGCCTGCGCGAGGGCTCCAAGTCCGCGGAGAAGGCCAAGGAGGCCGGCTTCGAGGTCAAGACCAACGCCGACGCCGCCGCCTGGGCTGACGTCATCATGCTGCTCGCCCCGGACACCTCCCAGGCCAGCATCTTCACCAACGACATCGAGCCGAACCTCAACGACGGCGACGCGCTGCTCTTCGGCCACGGCCTGAACATCCACTTCGACCTGATCAAGCCCGCCGACAACGTCGTCGTCGGCATGGTCGCCCCGAAGGGCCCGGGCCACCTCGTCCGCCGCCAGTTCGTCGACGGCAAGGGCGTCCCCTGCCTGATCGCCATCGACCAGGACCCGAAGGGCGACGGCCAGGCTCTCGCACTGTCCTACGCCGCCGCCATCGGTGGTGCCCGCGCAGGCGTCATCCCCACCACCTTCGAGGCCGAGACGGTCACCGACCTCTTCGGCGAGCAGGCTGTGCTCTGCGGTGGCACCGAGGAGCTCGTCAAGACCGGCTTCGAGGTCCTCACCGAGGCCGGCTACGAGCCGGAGATGGCCTACTTCGAGGTTCTGCACGAGCTCAAGCTCATCGTTGACCTGATGTTCGAGGGCGGCATCGCCAACATGAACTACTCGGTCTCCGACACCGCTGAGTTCGGCGGCTACCTCTCCGGCCCGCGCGTCATCGACGCCGACACCAAGCTCCGCATGAAGGACATCCTCACCGACATCCAGGACGGCACCTTCACCAAGCGCCTGATCGCCAACGTCGAGAACGGCAACACGGAGCTCGAGGGCCTGCGCAAGCAGTACGCCGAGCACCCGATCGAGGAGACCGGCGCCAAGCTGCGCGACCTCATGAGCTGGGTCAAGAACCCGCTCACCGCAACCGCCTAA
- a CDS encoding potassium transporter Kup has product MDNSRPRTSAGSPQQSPENAVPTSATSAGKVGGSEGRAQPASWPLALGALGVVFGDIGTSPLYALHTAFSMKHNAITPDPQNVYGIISMVLWTITIIVTVKYVLLVTRADNDGQGGILALVALLRRHLTGRRNLGTAVTLLGMLGAALFYGDAVITPAISVLSAVEGLSVVSPDLGRLVVPVSVVVLALLFAVQPFGTGKVARAFGPIMLAWFATMALLGIPQIIAHPQILVSLSPHWAIELVLRHPFQAFVLLGAVVLTVTGAEALYADLGHFGARAMRLAWLTAAMPALVLVYLGQGALVISTPEAVANPMFYLAPPALQIPLVIFATIATIIASQAVISGTFSVTRQAIRLGLLPRLAVKHTSRREEGQIYLSMVNWGLFVAVMALVLLFASSAELANAYGLAVTGTLVLESLLFLLFASAVWRWGWWKIAAFATLIGLLEIALFAANVTKLFAGGWLPLLIAAAVVLVMTTWLGGSDRVSTIRRELEGPLLPFVDALRSTRVRRVPGVVVFPHASPDTTPLALVRLVRDFHVLHEHVVIVRLVHANVPHVRPAERIRVDDIGSTADGIVHVTIRVGFIDDQDIPRNLALALDQSPELHIDLDQALYFLSVLTLRPPRTPRLRDWRQKLFLALEKNQANRTEIFHLPPTRTILLGSELHL; this is encoded by the coding sequence ATGGACAATTCTCGGCCCCGCACCTCGGCCGGTTCCCCCCAGCAGTCCCCGGAGAATGCAGTACCCACCTCCGCCACGTCGGCAGGCAAAGTCGGCGGGTCAGAGGGAAGGGCCCAGCCGGCGTCCTGGCCGCTCGCGCTCGGTGCGCTCGGGGTGGTCTTCGGTGACATCGGCACCAGCCCGCTGTACGCCCTGCACACCGCCTTCAGCATGAAACACAACGCGATCACCCCCGATCCACAGAATGTCTACGGGATCATCTCCATGGTCCTGTGGACTATCACCATCATCGTCACCGTCAAATATGTGCTGCTGGTGACCCGTGCGGACAACGACGGTCAAGGTGGCATCCTTGCCCTGGTCGCGCTGCTGCGACGTCATCTCACCGGACGCAGGAACCTGGGCACGGCGGTCACCCTCCTCGGCATGCTCGGCGCCGCCCTGTTCTACGGGGATGCGGTCATCACTCCCGCGATCTCCGTGCTCAGCGCCGTCGAAGGACTGTCCGTGGTCTCACCCGACCTGGGACGACTGGTCGTGCCCGTCTCCGTGGTGGTGCTCGCCCTCCTGTTCGCCGTCCAACCCTTCGGCACCGGCAAGGTGGCCCGCGCCTTCGGCCCCATCATGCTCGCCTGGTTCGCCACCATGGCGTTGCTGGGCATCCCGCAGATCATCGCCCACCCCCAGATCCTGGTGAGTCTCTCCCCACATTGGGCGATCGAGCTGGTGCTGCGTCATCCATTCCAGGCATTCGTCCTGCTGGGCGCGGTGGTGCTGACGGTCACCGGCGCTGAGGCGCTCTACGCCGACCTGGGGCATTTCGGTGCCAGGGCCATGCGCCTGGCCTGGCTCACGGCCGCGATGCCGGCCCTCGTGCTCGTCTATCTGGGGCAGGGCGCACTGGTCATCTCCACACCTGAAGCCGTGGCCAACCCCATGTTCTACCTCGCTCCGCCGGCCCTGCAGATTCCCCTGGTCATTTTCGCCACCATCGCGACCATCATCGCCTCCCAGGCGGTGATCTCGGGGACCTTCTCCGTGACCCGCCAAGCCATCCGTCTGGGCCTGCTGCCCCGACTGGCGGTGAAACACACCTCCCGGCGAGAAGAGGGACAGATCTATCTTTCGATGGTCAACTGGGGCCTGTTCGTCGCCGTCATGGCCCTGGTGCTGCTCTTCGCCTCCTCCGCCGAGCTGGCCAACGCCTACGGTCTGGCGGTCACCGGGACCCTGGTCCTGGAGTCTCTCCTGTTCCTGCTCTTCGCCTCCGCCGTCTGGCGCTGGGGCTGGTGGAAGATCGCTGCCTTTGCGACGCTGATCGGACTACTGGAGATCGCGCTGTTCGCCGCCAACGTCACCAAACTCTTCGCCGGCGGCTGGTTGCCGCTGCTGATAGCCGCGGCGGTGGTGCTGGTCATGACAACCTGGCTGGGTGGCAGTGACCGGGTCTCGACGATTCGCCGCGAGCTGGAAGGCCCCCTCCTGCCGTTCGTGGATGCCCTGCGGTCGACGCGGGTTCGGCGGGTTCCCGGTGTAGTGGTGTTCCCGCACGCCAGCCCCGACACCACCCCACTCGCCCTGGTCAGACTCGTCCGAGACTTCCACGTGCTCCATGAGCACGTGGTCATCGTGCGACTCGTCCATGCCAACGTCCCGCACGTACGCCCTGCAGAGCGGATCCGGGTCGACGACATCGGCTCGACGGCGGATGGCATCGTGCACGTGACCATCCGGGTCGGATTCATCGATGACCAGGATATCCCCCGCAATCTTGCCCTGGCCCTCGACCAGAGCCCTGAGCTGCACATCGACCTGGACCAGGCGCTGTACTTCCTCTCGGTGCTCACCCTCCGGCCGCCGCGCACGCCCCGGTTGCGTGACTGGCGGCAGAAACTGTTCCTCGCTCTGGAGAAGAATCAGGCCAACCGCACCGAAATCTTCCACCTTCCACCCACGCGAACCATCCTGCTGGGATCCGAACTGCACCTGTAG
- a CDS encoding ABC transporter substrate-binding protein has protein sequence MAIFTRRTFLGAAALGTLGVLGGRAVGAMPAGPDAGDALTIGYVPIACSSPLLAADALGAFQRRGLNVRLRRFAGWADLWSAYLTGQLHVTHMLSPMAVTPTSRPTTLAYTLNTNGQAITVASRLHSEVNGLADLKGRVIGIPFEYSIHSLLLRDQLAAHGVDPVADLELRLLRPADMVAQLEVGGIDGFIGPEPFNQRALATGSGRVLHMTKEFWDRHPCCAIAMGDDWRQAHPGEALAVTDALAEASSFLNAPGNHTEAADMLSREIYLNQPAALISPVLQGAYRNWAGEDVIDPERIHFGDATDPAATAWMRRQLTRWELA, from the coding sequence GTGGCCATATTCACCCGGCGCACTTTCCTCGGCGCCGCCGCCCTCGGCACACTCGGGGTGCTCGGCGGCAGGGCCGTCGGCGCCATGCCCGCCGGCCCGGACGCCGGGGATGCGCTGACCATCGGCTACGTCCCCATCGCGTGCTCCTCCCCGCTGCTCGCCGCCGACGCCCTCGGCGCCTTCCAGCGCCGCGGCCTCAACGTCCGGCTCCGCCGCTTCGCAGGGTGGGCAGACCTGTGGTCCGCCTACCTCACCGGACAGCTGCACGTCACCCACATGCTCTCCCCCATGGCCGTGACACCCACCTCCCGGCCCACCACGCTGGCGTACACACTCAACACCAACGGTCAGGCCATCACCGTGGCCTCCCGTCTCCACTCCGAGGTCAACGGACTCGCGGATCTGAAGGGACGCGTCATCGGCATCCCCTTCGAGTACTCCATCCACTCGCTGCTGCTCCGCGACCAGCTCGCCGCCCACGGCGTCGACCCCGTCGCCGACCTGGAGCTGCGGCTCCTGCGCCCGGCCGACATGGTCGCCCAGCTCGAGGTCGGCGGGATCGACGGGTTCATCGGCCCGGAGCCCTTCAACCAGCGGGCCCTGGCCACCGGTTCGGGCCGCGTCCTGCACATGACGAAGGAGTTCTGGGACCGCCACCCCTGCTGCGCAATCGCCATGGGCGACGACTGGCGGCAGGCCCACCCGGGAGAAGCCCTCGCGGTCACCGACGCACTCGCCGAGGCCTCGTCATTCCTCAACGCCCCGGGCAACCACACCGAGGCCGCCGACATGCTCTCGCGCGAGATCTACCTCAACCAGCCCGCGGCGCTCATCTCCCCGGTGCTGCAGGGTGCCTACAGGAACTGGGCGGGTGAGGACGTCATCGACCCCGAACGCATCCACTTCGGCGACGCCACCGACCCCGCAGCCACCGCCTGGATGCGCCGGCAGCTCACCCGTTGGGAGCTCGCATGA